One region of Diachasmimorpha longicaudata isolate KC_UGA_2023 unplaced genomic scaffold, iyDiaLong2 ctg00000164.1, whole genome shotgun sequence genomic DNA includes:
- the LOC135172109 gene encoding protein lin-7 homolog C, whose protein sequence is MASVGEPLNLKRDVQRAIELLEKLQKSGEVPSTKLAALQKVLQSDFLNAVREVYEHVYETVDTQGSQDVRASATAKATVAAFAASEGHAHPRVVELPKTEEGLGFNVMGGKEQNSPIYISRIIPGGVADRNGGLKRGDQLLSVNGVCVEGENHEKAVELLKQAINCVKLVVRYTPRVLEEMELRFDKQRAARSRRQHVQ, encoded by the exons ATGGCTTCTGTGGGAGAGCCCCTGAATCTCAAGCGAG atgttCAACGTGCAATAGAACTACtcgaaaaattacagaaaa GCGGTGAAGTACCCAGTACTAAGTTAGCTGCACTGCAGAAAGTCTTACAAAGTGATTTTCTCAATGCTGTTAGAGAAGTTTACGAGCATGTTTACGAAACAGTGGACACACag GGATCGCAGGATGTTAGAGCTTCAGCCACTGCAAAAGCTACTGTGGCAGCATTTGCTGCGAGTGAAGGGCACGCTCACCCTAGAGTCGTCGAGCTGCCAAAGACCGAGGAAGGTCTTGGGTTCAATGTAATGGGTGGAAAGGAGCAGAATTCACCAATTTACATATCAAGAATAATTCCGGGGGGTGTTGCTGATAGAAATGGGGGTCTGAAACGCGGAGATCAACTGCTATCTGTCAATGGCGTG TGTGTCGAAggagaaaatcatgaaaaagcAGTTGAGCTTCTCAAGCAGGCCATCAACTGTGTGAAACTTGTGGTTCGTTACACGCCAAGAGTCTTGGAAGAGATGGAATTACGATTCGACAAACAGAGAGCTGCACGCAGTAGACGTCAACACGTTCAATGA
- the LOC135172111 gene encoding chromatin complexes subunit BAP18 isoform X2 translates to MDPGSGKKVGEIFTAAGAAFNKLGELTMQLHPTTDSPAGKWTDEEIEMLRHSVKTFSEDLSKISEHIKGRTVTQIRTTLKKKAFEEAGVPIRQVPQQQTQATPQSVQKQQNQGNSTANQAMMSKSAEVTLNMLNAPESEVDVEGLPEECQVKLEFEGATEEVAS, encoded by the exons ATGGATCCTGGAAGTGGGAAAAAG GttggagaaatatttacagccGCCGGCGCGGCGTTCAACAAACTGGGGGAACTCACAATGCAGCTACACCCGACGACAGATTCGCCGGCAGG TAAATGGACTGACGAGGAAATTGAGATGCTCCGTCACTCAGTAAAGACATTCAGTGAAGATCTGAGCAAAATTAGTGAACACATCAAAGGGAGAACGGT GACTCAGATAAGAACAACGCTGAAGAAAAAAGCTTTTGAGGAAGCTGGAGTACCAATAAGACAGGTACCCCAACAACAGACGCAGGCTACACCTCAAAGTGTCCAGAAACAGCAGAATCAGGGGAATTCTACTGCCAATCAAGCTATGATGAGTAAATCCGCTGAGGTAACTCTTAATATGCTGAATGCACCTGAATCTGAAGTGGATGTAGAAGGTCTACCTGAGGAGTGCCAAGTGAAATTGGAATTTGAAGGAGCTACTGAAGAAGTTGCCTCATGA
- the LOC135172111 gene encoding chromatin complexes subunit BAP18 isoform X3: MWQLCDCVHQSVAVVNNNKVIVMNSASKVGEIFTAAGAAFNKLGELTMQLHPTTDSPAGTQIRTTLKKKAFEEAGVPIRQVPQQQTQATPQSVQKQQNQGNSTANQAMMSKSAEVTLNMLNAPESEVDVEGLPEECQVKLEFEGATEEVAS, encoded by the exons ATGTGGCAACTCTGTGACTGCGTCCATCAATCCGTCGCTGTCGTTAACAACAACAAAGTAATTGTCATGAACTCCGCAAGCAAG GttggagaaatatttacagccGCCGGCGCGGCGTTCAACAAACTGGGGGAACTCACAATGCAGCTACACCCGACGACAGATTCGCCGGCAGG GACTCAGATAAGAACAACGCTGAAGAAAAAAGCTTTTGAGGAAGCTGGAGTACCAATAAGACAGGTACCCCAACAACAGACGCAGGCTACACCTCAAAGTGTCCAGAAACAGCAGAATCAGGGGAATTCTACTGCCAATCAAGCTATGATGAGTAAATCCGCTGAGGTAACTCTTAATATGCTGAATGCACCTGAATCTGAAGTGGATGTAGAAGGTCTACCTGAGGAGTGCCAAGTGAAATTGGAATTTGAAGGAGCTACTGAAGAAGTTGCCTCATGA
- the LOC135172111 gene encoding chromatin complexes subunit BAP18 isoform X1 has product MWQLCDCVHQSVAVVNNNKVIVMNSASKVGEIFTAAGAAFNKLGELTMQLHPTTDSPAGKWTDEEIEMLRHSVKTFSEDLSKISEHIKGRTVTQIRTTLKKKAFEEAGVPIRQVPQQQTQATPQSVQKQQNQGNSTANQAMMSKSAEVTLNMLNAPESEVDVEGLPEECQVKLEFEGATEEVAS; this is encoded by the exons ATGTGGCAACTCTGTGACTGCGTCCATCAATCCGTCGCTGTCGTTAACAACAACAAAGTAATTGTCATGAACTCCGCAAGCAAG GttggagaaatatttacagccGCCGGCGCGGCGTTCAACAAACTGGGGGAACTCACAATGCAGCTACACCCGACGACAGATTCGCCGGCAGG TAAATGGACTGACGAGGAAATTGAGATGCTCCGTCACTCAGTAAAGACATTCAGTGAAGATCTGAGCAAAATTAGTGAACACATCAAAGGGAGAACGGT GACTCAGATAAGAACAACGCTGAAGAAAAAAGCTTTTGAGGAAGCTGGAGTACCAATAAGACAGGTACCCCAACAACAGACGCAGGCTACACCTCAAAGTGTCCAGAAACAGCAGAATCAGGGGAATTCTACTGCCAATCAAGCTATGATGAGTAAATCCGCTGAGGTAACTCTTAATATGCTGAATGCACCTGAATCTGAAGTGGATGTAGAAGGTCTACCTGAGGAGTGCCAAGTGAAATTGGAATTTGAAGGAGCTACTGAAGAAGTTGCCTCATGA
- the Csn8 gene encoding COP9 signalosome complex subunit 8, which yields MVLNEVNKLIADLEKAELEAATGAASVHVYSQLLAVYLHQNDLCNAKFLWKRIPDAAKTNCQELSQIWNVGQKMWQRDWPAVHTALNREWSDDVRDIMLALKENVRERAMSLVSEAYSSLDLSVLAGMVGQSLEDTKQSVLDRGWSLDDTTVKPCKIEKEQFTPSPTTLTEDQLSKLTQFVSFLEN from the exons ATGGTATTAAACGAAGTTAACAAACTTATTGCTGATCTCGAGAAGGCTGAGCTCGAG GCAGCAACTGGAGCAGCTTCAGTCCATGTTTACTCTCAGCTACTGGCAGTTTATCTTCATCAGAATGACTTGTGCAACGCCAAGTTTCTGTGGAAGAGAATACCAGACGCTGCCAAGACTAACTGTCAAGAACTCTCACAAATTTGGAATGTTGGACAGAAAATGTGGCAGAGGGACTGGCCAGCAGTGCATACAGCACTCAATCGTGAATGGAGTGATGATGTCCGGGATATCATGCTTGCATTAAAAG AAAATGTTCGTGAGAGGGCGATGTCATTAGTCTCCGAAGCCTACTCGTCATTAGATTTGTCTGTCCTTGCGGGAATGGTCGGACAGTCGCTGGAAGACACTAAACAATCAGTTCTAGATCGGGGGTGGAGCCTCGACGACACAACAGTGAAACCTTGCAAGATAGAGAAGGAGCAGTTCACCCCGAGTCCCACCACCCTTACCGAGGATCAACTTTCTAAACTCACTCAATTTGTATCTTTTCTGGAAAACTAG
- the LOC135172108 gene encoding probable RNA methyltransferase CG11342: MAEGKKDEDREPGASRHGNFINYYKFHPADERVRQLPQGVWQLRNSDRKYSALDVGCNAGNLTIELHKFLQEQLPSETDVQILGIDLDPILIERARESCSNPAINFECLDFFSEDRKNVLSDYLRRLKSTEFDVVFCFSITMWIHLNYGDEGLVKFLEDICQVTKVLVIEPQPWKCYRNASRRMRRSGEEDFPLINKLKLTGEMEKHIERIVCEEKRRFRQIITTQDNNWGRKILIFERI; this comes from the exons atgGCGGAAGGTAAAAAGGACGAAGACCGAGAGCCAGGGGCTAGTCGTCAcggaaatttcataaattactACAAGTTTCATCCTGCTGACGAGCGTGTGCGACAACTTCCGCAAGGCGTGTGGCAGTTGAGAAACAGCGACCGGAAATACAGTGCTTTAGACGTCGGCTGCAATGCTGGG AATTTGACCATCGAACTCCACAAATTTCTACAGGAACAATTGCCAAGCGAAACTGATGTTCAAATACTCGGAATTGACCTGGATCCGATTTTAATCGAAAGAGCGCGTGAAAGTTGTTCCAATCCGGCCATAAATTTTGAGTGTctcgattttttctctgaagacagaaaaaatgtgttatctGATTATTTGAGAAGACTGAAAAGCACAGAATTCGATGtcgttttttgtttttcaatcacGATGTGGATTCATCTTAACTATGGAGATGAAGGGCTTGTCAAATTTTTGGAGGACATTTGTCAAGTGACTAAAGTGCTAGTAATAGAACCGCAACCGTGGAAGTGTTACAGGAACGCATCACGGAGAATGAGACGGAGCGGTGAAGAGGACTTTCCactcataaataaattgaagttgACTGGAGAAATGGAAAAGCATATAGAGAGAATTGTTTGCGAAGAAAAGCGCCGGTTTCGCCAGATTATCACCACTCAGGATAATAATTGGGGTAGGAAAATACTGATTTTCGAGAGAatatga